A section of the Methanocaldococcus sp. FS406-22 genome encodes:
- a CDS encoding DUF4040 domain-containing protein: protein MEIIHYIVIVMTLLSSLASLLQKDLIKCIILSGFAGLCMAYLYYALLAPDVALTEAILGGAILPALFAFTVRRTQRIDE, encoded by the coding sequence ATGGAAATTATACATTACATAGTTATAGTAATGACACTGTTATCAAGTTTAGCATCTCTCTTACAAAAAGATTTAATTAAATGTATTATATTATCTGGCTTTGCTGGTTTATGTATGGCTTATTTATACTATGCATTGTTAGCCCCAGATGTTGCTTTAACAGAAGCAATATTAGGAGGAGCTATTTTACCAGCTTTATTTGCTTTCACAGTTAGAAGAACTCAAAGAATAGATGAATAA
- the trm14 gene encoding tRNA (guanine(6)-N2)-methyltransferase — protein sequence MDYYVTLSPGLEKISKNEIDEFKGKINEIRENRGRIFFSGDLELIPKINYLSRTIERLNILLYREEIPNISLDDIYERVYDIDWTEWIKEHQSFAIRPLRAGEHNFTSIDIGRVAGEALIKSYQRDKNVRLKVNLDEPDVIVRVEVIFDELIVGIDTTGDVALDKRGYRVFNHPAHLNATIASALIYLSNWKDDEVLLDPMCGSGTIPIEGALMKRNTPPGKFREEKYGFKFVDIFGYGLLDKIKKEIVENKNIYKIIGLDKNQKYLDGAKDNAKSANVLDTIDFICGDATKLHERFSSIDVIIANPPYGIRMGSKRAVKKLYNEFLSSAKNIMHGSSRLIVITAEDKLFKEAVAKNNFEVKDEFNVMFGGLMTKVFYLTL from the coding sequence ATGGATTACTATGTAACACTATCACCGGGACTTGAAAAAATATCTAAAAATGAGATAGATGAATTTAAAGGAAAAATTAATGAGATTAGAGAAAACAGGGGTAGAATATTTTTTAGTGGTGATTTAGAACTAATTCCTAAGATTAACTATCTCTCAAGGACTATAGAAAGATTAAATATCCTACTATATAGGGAAGAGATTCCAAACATATCCCTAGATGATATCTATGAGAGAGTTTATGATATTGATTGGACAGAGTGGATAAAAGAACATCAATCTTTTGCTATTAGACCATTAAGAGCTGGAGAACATAACTTTACATCAATAGACATTGGGAGAGTTGCTGGAGAGGCATTGATAAAATCTTATCAGAGAGATAAAAATGTGAGGTTGAAGGTTAATTTGGATGAACCAGATGTTATCGTTAGGGTTGAGGTTATATTTGATGAGTTAATTGTTGGTATTGACACAACTGGAGATGTTGCATTGGATAAGAGAGGTTATAGGGTTTTTAATCACCCAGCACACTTAAATGCCACTATTGCATCGGCATTAATTTATTTAAGTAATTGGAAGGATGATGAGGTTTTATTAGACCCGATGTGTGGTAGTGGCACTATCCCAATAGAAGGGGCTTTGATGAAGAGGAACACCCCACCAGGAAAGTTTAGAGAGGAAAAATATGGATTTAAGTTTGTTGATATTTTTGGTTATGGGCTTTTAGATAAAATAAAAAAAGAGATTGTTGAGAATAAAAATATCTATAAAATAATTGGATTGGATAAGAATCAAAAATACTTAGATGGAGCTAAGGATAATGCTAAAAGTGCTAATGTTTTAGATACTATAGATTTTATTTGTGGAGATGCAACAAAACTGCATGAGAGATTTAGCAGTATTGATGTGATTATAGCAAATCCCCCTTATGGTATAAGAATGGGTAGCAAAAGAGCAGTAAAAAAGCTATACAATGAATTCCTATCCTCTGCAAAAAATATTATGCATGGCTCTTCCCGGTTGATAGTTATAACTGCTGAAGATAAATTGTTTAAAGAGGCAGTAGCAAAAAATAACTTTGAGGTTAAGGATGAGTTCAATGTTATGTTTGGTGGTTTGATGACAAAAGTGTTTTATCTAACTTTATAA
- a CDS encoding cation diffusion facilitator family transporter, with the protein MREVEKPLIVSIVGNILLGLIKIVIGYVYSSISLISDGIHSLSDVITSIIGIIGVKIASKPPDESHPYGHSRFECLFSFFIGLALFFTAYEIGKYAVERIISGEVIEVNIIMVAVAILSIVVKELMTRYSLFIGKKLNSQVLIADAYHHRSDALSSVVVLVGLLLQKFGIYYGDAIAGIIVALMIAKVAFDICLTNIDYLTGRSPPKKFFELVKKEALTVDKVIGVHDIKAHYVGPRIHVELHVEVPSNISAKEMHDIEVAVKNRLESLDNVERAYVHVDIVD; encoded by the coding sequence ATGAGAGAAGTAGAAAAGCCATTAATTGTGAGCATTGTAGGAAATATATTATTAGGATTAATAAAAATTGTTATAGGGTATGTTTATTCAAGTATATCCCTAATTTCTGATGGAATTCACTCTTTATCTGATGTTATAACAAGTATTATTGGAATAATTGGTGTAAAAATTGCATCAAAACCACCAGATGAATCTCATCCATACGGACATTCGAGATTTGAATGTCTTTTTTCTTTTTTTATAGGATTAGCTTTATTTTTTACAGCTTATGAGATAGGCAAATATGCAGTAGAGAGAATTATATCTGGAGAAGTAATTGAAGTGAATATTATAATGGTAGCAGTGGCTATTTTATCAATAGTTGTTAAAGAGTTGATGACAAGATATTCTTTATTTATTGGAAAAAAATTAAATAGCCAAGTTTTAATTGCAGATGCTTACCATCATAGGAGTGATGCCCTAAGTAGTGTTGTAGTTTTAGTTGGGTTGTTGTTGCAAAAATTCGGCATTTATTATGGGGATGCCATAGCTGGGATAATAGTGGCTTTGATGATAGCAAAAGTAGCTTTTGATATATGTTTAACAAACATTGATTATTTAACAGGAAGGTCCCCACCAAAAAAATTCTTTGAACTCGTTAAAAAAGAGGCATTGACTGTGGATAAAGTTATTGGAGTGCATGACATAAAAGCTCACTATGTAGGGCCAAGAATCCATGTTGAACTACATGTGGAGGTTCCATCAAATATTTCAGCAAAAGAGATGCACGATATTGAAGTTGCAGTTAAAAATAGATTAGAAAGTTTGGATAACGTTGAGAGAGCTTATGTTCATGTAGATATCGTGGATTAG
- a CDS encoding MBL fold metallo-hydrolase yields MIKILVDNTAYKKFFAQHGFSALIEINNKRILFDAGQNPITLRENLKLFDEREGFDYIVLSHGHYDHCDGLKYVIENDLINGKVIAHKDAFLDKYAGSRYIGIDKEIKEYLLKKADLEIIEKPYKIDKDTIVSGYVPREHKYEMEEFQCIKDGKRMKDEVNDDMFLIAKGILITGCSHSGIINVVEYGKKLSTIKGVLGGFHLVGVSDNYLNRVVDYFKSQDFWFMPMHCTGFKALTKLSQLNNFVYGHVGKIIEI; encoded by the coding sequence ATGATTAAAATATTGGTTGATAACACTGCATATAAAAAATTTTTTGCTCAGCATGGGTTTTCAGCTTTAATAGAAATAAATAATAAAAGAATTTTATTTGATGCTGGTCAAAATCCAATAACTTTGAGAGAAAACTTAAAATTATTTGATGAAAGGGAGGGATTTGATTATATTGTCTTATCTCATGGGCATTACGACCATTGTGATGGATTAAAATATGTTATAGAGAATGATTTAATCAACGGGAAGGTTATAGCTCATAAAGATGCATTCTTAGATAAATATGCTGGCAGTAGATATATAGGAATTGACAAAGAAATAAAGGAATATCTGTTAAAAAAAGCTGATTTAGAGATTATTGAAAAGCCATATAAGATAGATAAAGATACTATTGTCTCTGGATATGTTCCGAGGGAGCATAAATATGAAATGGAAGAGTTTCAATGTATTAAAGATGGAAAGAGAATGAAAGATGAGGTAAATGATGACATGTTCTTAATAGCCAAGGGGATTTTGATAACTGGTTGCTCCCACAGTGGAATTATAAATGTAGTTGAATATGGGAAAAAGTTAAGCACAATTAAAGGAGTTTTAGGAGGTTTTCACTTAGTAGGGGTTTCAGATAACTATTTAAATAGGGTTGTTGATTATTTCAAATCCCAAGATTTTTGGTTTATGCCTATGCATTGCACTGGATTTAAGGCTTTAACAAAACTGTCTCAATTAAATAACTTTGTTTATGGGCATGTAGGTAAAATCATTGAGATTTAG
- a CDS encoding KH domain-containing protein: protein MVFGNIGQDKNIEILKIPRERVGVLIGKKGNVKKTIEKELGVKLEIDADGTVTIYGTDKQKDPLAVWKAKDIVRAIGRGFNPEIALKLVSDEYVLEVIDIEDYASSENSIRRLKGRVIGKEGKSRRYIESLTGANVSVYGNTVAIVGEHEPVQIAKEAVEMLLRGASHAKTYKFLERERQKIKRARFELWKKKSDVDELYEKMNPNYDDDVEFEEDEE from the coding sequence ATGGTTTTTGGAAATATTGGACAAGATAAAAATATAGAAATTTTAAAGATTCCAAGAGAAAGAGTAGGAGTTTTAATAGGAAAAAAAGGAAATGTTAAAAAAACTATTGAAAAAGAGTTAGGAGTTAAGTTAGAGATTGATGCTGATGGAACTGTAACCATTTATGGGACTGACAAGCAGAAAGACCCATTGGCTGTTTGGAAGGCAAAGGATATAGTTAGGGCTATTGGTAGAGGATTTAATCCAGAAATTGCATTAAAATTGGTTAGTGATGAGTATGTTTTGGAGGTTATAGATATTGAGGACTATGCAAGCTCTGAAAACAGCATAAGGAGATTAAAAGGGAGAGTTATTGGTAAGGAAGGAAAATCAAGAAGATACATAGAGAGCTTAACTGGGGCTAATGTCTCTGTCTATGGAAACACTGTTGCAATAGTTGGAGAGCATGAGCCGGTTCAGATAGCTAAAGAGGCTGTTGAAATGCTCTTAAGAGGAGCCTCACATGCAAAAACATATAAATTCTTAGAAAGAGAGAGACAGAAGATTAAAAGGGCAAGATTTGAACTTTGGAAGAAGAAGAGTGATGTTGATGAGTTGTATGAGAAGATGAATCCAAACTATGATGATGACGTTGAATTTGAAGAAGATGAAGAATAA
- a CDS encoding serine protein kinase RIO: MAIAKNIDEELYELNKLLTEKEEFQLDREYQKEILEKERKFLEDLKTANEVFDKRTLMTLFSLLAGKHLTEYIGIVNSGKEAVVFKARKGKFYRAVKVYRVATCDFKTMSKYIQGDPRFHLRKSSRRQIIHAWVEKEFRNLRRASEIINAPKARLRRENVLVMDFVGYRGIPAPKLKDMQDLDWERYFKIIKESMKKLYEEGELVHGDLSEYNILVKDDEPVFIDFSQSVITQHPLAHPLLIRDCINICNFFRRKRVDCNYKDLYKYITGKEINPIDEAMIKQL, encoded by the coding sequence ATGGCTATAGCTAAAAACATTGATGAAGAGCTCTATGAATTAAATAAACTATTAACTGAGAAGGAAGAATTCCAATTGGATAGAGAATATCAAAAAGAAATTTTAGAGAAAGAAAGGAAGTTTTTAGAGGATTTAAAGACAGCCAATGAAGTTTTTGATAAAAGAACCTTAATGACTTTATTTAGTTTATTAGCTGGGAAGCATTTAACTGAATATATAGGGATAGTTAATTCTGGAAAAGAGGCAGTGGTATTTAAAGCAAGGAAGGGGAAGTTTTACAGAGCTGTTAAAGTTTACAGAGTTGCTACATGCGATTTTAAAACTATGAGTAAATATATCCAAGGAGACCCAAGATTCCACTTAAGAAAGAGTAGTAGAAGGCAGATAATCCATGCATGGGTTGAGAAGGAATTTAGAAATTTAAGGAGAGCTTCTGAGATTATAAATGCACCAAAGGCAAGGTTGAGAAGAGAGAACGTCTTAGTTATGGATTTTGTTGGTTATAGAGGAATTCCAGCTCCAAAACTTAAAGATATGCAGGATTTAGATTGGGAGAGATATTTTAAAATCATAAAAGAGAGTATGAAAAAGCTCTATGAAGAAGGAGAGTTAGTTCATGGAGATTTGAGTGAATACAACATATTGGTTAAAGATGATGAGCCAGTATTTATTGATTTCTCGCAGAGTGTTATTACCCAACATCCATTAGCTCATCCTTTACTTATTAGAGATTGTATAAATATATGCAATTTCTTTAGAAGGAAGAGAGTTGACTGTAACTATAAGGATTTATACAAATATATAACTGGAAAAGAGATAAACCCAATTGATGAGGCAATGATTAAGCAATTATAA
- a CDS encoding sulfite exporter TauE/SafE family protein, whose product MRFILFLPLLIFVGFIVGILGSLFGIGGGFLVAPILTFIFDYFGIPDGVKFAVGTSLLVVFINSIVSIFRHAKIKNINWKASIIIGVISLVFSYISGFLVVNFIDSAMLKKLFGIFLISNAIYMAKSHHIDKISDREDNLAHFIFCGVVAGFLSGLFGIGGGIVIIPILTFAKYPVKRSVAISVGVIPLTSIGGLISYLTANTNSYIYNIGYVSIPIALIMAIPIIYSSKLGIKINQKISSKHLRIMLSAILGTMGLIMLL is encoded by the coding sequence ATGAGATTTATATTATTTCTGCCTTTGCTCATATTTGTGGGATTTATTGTTGGAATTTTAGGCAGTTTGTTTGGTATTGGTGGAGGCTTCTTAGTAGCTCCAATTTTAACATTTATCTTTGACTATTTTGGCATTCCAGATGGTGTTAAATTTGCAGTAGGGACATCGTTATTAGTTGTATTTATAAACTCAATAGTATCAATATTCAGACATGCAAAAATTAAAAACATAAACTGGAAGGCATCAATAATTATTGGTGTTATTAGCTTAGTTTTTTCTTATATCAGTGGGTTTTTGGTGGTTAATTTTATTGATTCAGCCATGTTAAAAAAGCTCTTTGGAATCTTTTTAATATCAAATGCGATTTATATGGCTAAATCACACCACATTGATAAAATCTCTGATAGAGAAGATAATTTAGCCCATTTTATATTTTGTGGAGTCGTTGCTGGGTTTTTATCTGGTTTATTTGGCATTGGAGGAGGAATAGTTATAATCCCAATATTAACATTTGCAAAGTATCCAGTAAAAAGGTCTGTGGCAATCTCTGTTGGAGTTATCCCTCTAACCTCAATTGGTGGACTTATCTCCTATTTAACAGCCAATACAAATAGCTACATCTACAATATTGGCTATGTTTCAATCCCAATAGCTTTAATTATGGCTATTCCTATAATCTACTCTTCAAAATTGGGTATAAAGATTAATCAAAAGATTTCTTCAAAGCATTTGAGGATTATGCTAAGTGCTATATTGGGAACAATGGGATTGATTATGCTTCTTTAA
- the tgtA gene encoding tRNA guanosine(15) transglycosylase TgtA, with protein sequence MMTFEIKHRDAMGRIGILNINGKKIETPTIMPVVHPNPKKQIVSMDLINKLADVIITNSYITYRTKHLREIAEEKGIHKLIGFDKVIVTDSGSFQLGVYGDVEVEPLEIVEFQERIGVDVGTILDIPTPPDVERERAEKELEETLKRAKASIELKKEKGFRLLLNGTVQGSTYLDLRQKSAKEMAKLDFDIYPIGAVVPLMEQYRYRDVAEIIINSKMYLPTNKPVHLFGCGHPMFFALAVALGCDLFDSAAYALYAKDDRYLTETGTLHLEEIKDLKAFPCSCPVCSSYTPKELAGLNKKDRERLLAEHNLYITFEEINRIKQAIKEGSLWELVEERVRCHPKLLEGYRVVRKYMDYIEKFDPVTKKSAFFYSGIESMFRPEVLRHKKRLKRIKYEKVYITTVSSSIEKPYHEYLNVVETDVDILIKDPVFGFIPYYIDTIYPLSQHEIPELFDYEKEINKKFIDEFIDWLKKKIGEDNILDIMTYNYYINYFSATKKVNADALRIRKMLQYQYGFDIIDDELMSKIEIVRSKTTGRLRQVLDENGDILFSVRSNDNFLIPSKKGAKLLWEKIPFPRYRVVVNKEAEEFARQGRNVFAKFVVDCDEELRPYEEVLVVNEDDELLAYGTVILNGIELREFNYGLAVKVRGGIKDANI encoded by the coding sequence ATGATGACCTTTGAGATAAAACATAGAGATGCTATGGGAAGAATAGGAATTTTAAATATAAACGGCAAAAAGATAGAAACTCCTACAATAATGCCGGTTGTTCATCCAAATCCAAAAAAACAGATTGTTTCAATGGATTTAATAAACAAATTGGCAGATGTTATTATAACAAACTCATACATAACTTACAGAACAAAACATTTAAGAGAGATTGCTGAAGAAAAAGGGATTCACAAATTAATTGGCTTTGATAAAGTAATTGTTACAGATAGTGGTTCTTTTCAGTTGGGAGTTTATGGAGATGTTGAAGTTGAGCCGTTGGAGATTGTAGAGTTTCAGGAGAGGATAGGAGTAGATGTTGGAACTATCTTGGATATTCCAACACCACCAGATGTTGAAAGGGAAAGGGCTGAGAAAGAATTGGAAGAAACTTTAAAGAGGGCTAAGGCATCCATAGAATTAAAGAAAGAGAAAGGATTTAGGTTATTATTAAATGGAACTGTTCAGGGTTCAACTTATTTAGATTTGAGGCAAAAATCTGCTAAAGAGATGGCTAAGTTGGACTTTGATATCTATCCAATAGGGGCTGTTGTTCCATTGATGGAGCAGTACAGATACAGAGATGTTGCTGAAATCATAATAAACTCAAAGATGTATCTGCCTACAAACAAGCCAGTGCATTTATTTGGTTGTGGGCATCCAATGTTCTTTGCTTTAGCTGTTGCTTTAGGATGTGATTTGTTTGATTCTGCCGCTTATGCTTTATATGCTAAAGATGACAGATATTTAACTGAAACTGGCACTTTACACTTAGAGGAGATTAAAGATTTAAAAGCATTTCCTTGCTCATGTCCTGTTTGCTCAAGTTATACGCCAAAAGAGTTGGCAGGCTTAAATAAAAAGGACAGAGAGAGATTATTAGCTGAACACAACTTATATATAACTTTTGAAGAGATAAATAGAATAAAACAGGCAATAAAAGAGGGAAGTTTGTGGGAGTTAGTTGAGGAGAGGGTTAGATGCCATCCAAAGCTTTTAGAAGGGTATAGAGTTGTTAGGAAGTATATGGATTACATAGAAAAATTTGACCCGGTAACTAAAAAATCTGCTTTCTTCTACTCTGGCATTGAATCGATGTTTAGACCAGAAGTTTTAAGGCATAAGAAGAGATTAAAGAGAATAAAATATGAAAAAGTTTATATTACAACTGTCTCAAGTTCAATAGAAAAGCCATATCATGAGTATTTGAATGTAGTTGAGACAGATGTCGATATCCTAATTAAAGACCCCGTATTTGGATTTATTCCATACTATATAGACACTATCTACCCACTATCTCAACATGAAATTCCAGAACTTTTTGATTATGAAAAAGAGATAAATAAAAAGTTTATTGATGAGTTTATTGATTGGTTGAAGAAAAAAATTGGAGAAGACAATATATTGGATATAATGACCTACAATTATTATATAAACTACTTCTCTGCTACCAAAAAAGTTAATGCTGATGCTTTAAGGATTAGGAAGATGTTGCAGTATCAGTATGGCTTTGATATAATTGATGATGAACTAATGAGTAAAATAGAGATTGTTAGAAGTAAAACCACTGGTAGATTGAGGCAGGTTTTAGATGAAAATGGAGATATTTTATTCTCAGTTAGAAGTAATGACAACTTTTTAATACCTTCTAAGAAGGGAGCTAAATTGTTATGGGAAAAGATTCCATTTCCAAGATACAGAGTTGTTGTTAATAAAGAGGCAGAGGAATTCGCAAGACAGGGAAGGAATGTATTTGCCAAATTTGTTGTTGATTGTGATGAGGAGTTAAGGCCTTATGAAGAGGTTTTAGTTGTTAATGAAGATGATGAACTATTGGCTTATGGGACAGTTATATTAAATGGTATTGAGCTGAGAGAATTTAATTATGGATTGGCTGTTAAAGTGAGGGGTGGAATAAAAGATGCCAACATATAA
- the eif1A gene encoding translation initiation factor eIF-1A → MVEQQQEQQIRVRIPKKEENEILGIIEQMLGASRVRVRCLDGKTRLGRIPGRLKNRIWVREGDIVIVKPWEVQGDQKCDIIWRYTKTQVEWLKRKGYLDELL, encoded by the coding sequence ATGGTAGAACAGCAACAAGAACAACAAATTAGAGTAAGAATTCCAAAAAAAGAAGAGAATGAGATTTTAGGTATTATAGAGCAAATGTTAGGGGCAAGTAGAGTTAGAGTCAGATGCTTAGATGGAAAAACAAGATTAGGAAGAATTCCTGGTAGATTAAAGAATAGAATTTGGGTTAGAGAAGGAGATATAGTTATTGTAAAACCATGGGAAGTCCAAGGAGATCAAAAGTGTGATATTATTTGGAGATACACAAAAACACAGGTTGAATGGCTTAAAAGAAAAGGTTACTTAGATGAGTTGCTATAA
- the hypB gene encoding hydrogenase nickel incorporation protein HypB, whose translation MHLVGVLDIAKDILKANKRLADKNRKLLNKHGVVAFDFMGAIGSGKTLLIEKLIDNLKDKYKIGCIAGDVIAKFDAERMEKHGAKVVPLNTGKECHLDAHLVGHALEDLNLKEIDLLFIENVGNLICPADFDLGTHKRIVVVSTTEGDDTIEKHPGIMKTADLIIINKIDLAEAVGADVKKMENDAKRINPEAEVVLLSLKTMEGFDKVLEFIEKSVKEVKEA comes from the coding sequence ATGCATTTAGTGGGAGTTTTAGACATTGCCAAAGACATATTAAAGGCAAATAAAAGATTGGCAGATAAGAATAGAAAGCTGTTAAATAAACATGGTGTTGTTGCCTTTGACTTCATGGGAGCTATAGGGAGTGGGAAAACTCTATTAATTGAAAAATTAATTGACAATTTAAAGGATAAGTATAAAATAGGCTGCATTGCAGGAGATGTTATTGCAAAGTTTGATGCTGAAAGAATGGAGAAGCATGGAGCTAAAGTTGTTCCTTTAAATACTGGTAAGGAATGCCACTTAGATGCTCATTTAGTAGGGCATGCTTTGGAGGATTTAAATTTGAAGGAGATTGATTTATTATTTATAGAGAATGTTGGTAATTTAATCTGCCCTGCTGACTTTGATTTAGGAACTCATAAAAGGATTGTTGTTGTATCAACAACCGAAGGAGATGATACAATAGAAAAACACCCTGGAATTATGAAGACGGCTGATTTGATAATAATAAATAAGATTGATTTGGCAGAGGCAGTTGGAGCAGATGTTAAAAAAATGGAAAACGATGCCAAAAGAATAAACCCAGAGGCAGAAGTTGTTTTATTAAGTTTAAAGACAATGGAAGGATTTGATAAGGTTTTGGAATTTATTGAAAAGAGTGTTAAAGAGGTTAAAGAAGCATAA
- a CDS encoding gamma-glutamylcyclotransferase family protein, translated as MPTYNVFAYGELMKKERLLELINRVPKMIKGRVYGYEKFFDETIGYYGARKKEGSYIDGIILLDITDNELEIFDDYEDLDVYYIREKTTAIGNDGKEYEAYIYLRK; from the coding sequence ATGCCAACATATAATGTATTTGCCTATGGGGAGTTGATGAAGAAGGAGAGATTGTTGGAGTTGATAAATAGAGTGCCAAAGATGATTAAAGGTAGAGTTTATGGTTATGAGAAGTTTTTTGATGAAACAATTGGATATTATGGGGCAAGGAAAAAGGAAGGAAGTTATATTGATGGCATTATATTGTTAGACATTACAGATAATGAATTAGAGATTTTTGATGATTATGAGGATTTAGATGTTTATTACATTAGAGAGAAAACTACTGCAATAGGGAATGATGGAAAGGAGTATGAAGCTTACATTTATTTAAGAAAATAA
- the cofG gene encoding 7,8-didemethyl-8-hydroxy-5-deazariboflavin synthase subunit CofG encodes MISREEAINFLNSTSSKDILDKLAQINNTFKREYITYSKNVFIPLSKWCRNKCGYCIFREDKPSLMKPNEVKEILLKGDKLGCREALFTFGEHVDENKEIKEQLKSMGYDSILEYLYDLEEWALNNTSLLPHTNCGILNYDELKMLKEVNASMGLMLENASERLMNTIAHKYSPGKHPKLRIEMIENAGKLKIPFTTGLLIGIGETNEEIVDSLFKIKEIHEKYKHIQEVIIQNFRAKKGIPMENYKEPSPIKMLKVIILAKLILEDISIQIPPNLNRETGQLFLLAGVDDWGGVSPLTKDYVNPEAEWPEIRELREWTEELGLKLKMRLPVYDKYISEEWLSDKVYNKIIEMGWLKE; translated from the coding sequence ATGATAAGCAGAGAAGAGGCAATTAATTTCCTTAACTCAACATCTTCTAAAGATATATTAGATAAATTAGCTCAAATTAACAATACATTTAAGAGAGAATATATAACTTACTCAAAAAATGTCTTTATACCATTATCAAAGTGGTGTAGAAATAAGTGCGGATATTGTATTTTTAGAGAAGATAAACCAAGTCTAATGAAACCAAATGAAGTTAAAGAAATTTTATTAAAAGGGGATAAGTTAGGTTGTAGAGAGGCGTTATTTACATTTGGGGAACATGTAGATGAAAATAAAGAGATTAAAGAGCAATTAAAATCTATGGGTTATGATAGCATATTGGAATATCTTTACGATTTAGAGGAATGGGCTTTAAATAACACCTCTCTTTTACCTCACACAAATTGTGGTATCTTAAATTATGATGAGTTAAAGATGCTTAAAGAGGTTAATGCATCTATGGGTTTGATGTTGGAAAATGCTTCAGAGAGGTTAATGAATACAATAGCCCATAAATATAGCCCAGGAAAACATCCAAAATTAAGGATAGAGATGATTGAAAATGCTGGGAAGTTAAAGATTCCATTCACAACTGGTTTGCTAATTGGTATTGGGGAAACTAATGAAGAAATTGTTGATTCACTATTTAAAATAAAGGAAATTCATGAAAAGTATAAGCATATTCAAGAAGTTATAATCCAAAACTTTAGGGCTAAGAAAGGCATTCCAATGGAAAATTATAAGGAACCATCACCAATAAAGATGTTAAAGGTTATTATTTTAGCAAAGTTGATTTTAGAAGATATTTCAATCCAAATTCCACCAAATTTAAATAGAGAGACAGGGCAGTTGTTTTTGTTGGCAGGGGTTGATGATTGGGGAGGAGTTTCTCCATTAACAAAGGATTACGTTAATCCAGAGGCAGAGTGGCCAGAGATAAGAGAGTTGAGAGAATGGACTGAAGAGTTAGGGTTAAAGTTAAAGATGAGACTACCTGTTTATGATAAATACATAAGTGAAGAGTGGTTAAGTGATAAAGTTTATAATAAGATTATTGAGATGGGATGGTTAAAGGAATAG
- a CDS encoding DUF63 family protein, whose amino-acid sequence MIQEIKEFIYKYYIEPAEKGTGYNIVQEITYGIILALALYLFYKALRKLNINIDERFAIPGIVFTVLIALMRALVDCGYIERSFLTITPGIVFLIGGFFIATILITGVVFKEKYYKVSAVIGLIPLLYFFGIFLQHITHLEALLYVIILVTAFYYLVKFIDKSLKLNILQSKIDSYVIVGQLIDASATTIGIGIYGYWEQHPIPRFLMETFGVYSFIPFKLLVILLALYILNREVKDENIKNIIKLCIMALGLAPGLRDLFRTVMGV is encoded by the coding sequence ATGATTCAGGAAATAAAAGAGTTTATTTATAAATATTACATTGAACCAGCTGAAAAAGGGACTGGCTATAATATAGTCCAAGAAATAACCTACGGGATTATTTTAGCTTTAGCACTATATTTGTTTTATAAAGCTTTAAGGAAGTTAAATATAAACATTGATGAGAGATTTGCCATTCCGGGAATTGTTTTTACTGTTTTAATTGCTCTAATGAGGGCTTTAGTTGATTGCGGCTACATAGAAAGAAGTTTTTTAACTATAACTCCGGGAATAGTGTTTTTAATTGGTGGGTTTTTTATAGCAACGATTTTAATTACTGGGGTGGTATTTAAAGAGAAGTATTATAAAGTATCTGCAGTTATTGGGTTAATTCCATTGTTGTATTTTTTTGGTATATTTCTTCAACACATAACTCATTTAGAGGCACTTCTATATGTTATAATTTTAGTAACAGCATTTTATTATTTAGTTAAATTTATTGATAAAAGCTTAAAATTAAATATCTTACAGTCAAAGATTGATAGTTATGTTATAGTTGGGCAGTTAATTGATGCCTCTGCAACAACTATTGGCATTGGCATCTATGGATATTGGGAACAGCACCCAATCCCAAGATTCTTAATGGAGACGTTTGGAGTTTATAGCTTTATCCCATTTAAGCTTTTGGTAATTTTATTAGCCCTCTATATCTTAAATAGAGAGGTTAAGGATGAAAACATAAAAAATATTATAAAACTCTGTATAATGGCTCTTGGATTAGCTCCGGGGCTTAGGGATTTGTTTAGAACGGTTATGGGCGTATAA